The Sulfurimonas hydrogeniphila genome includes a window with the following:
- a CDS encoding restriction endonuclease subunit S, producing the protein MSKIEKVPKLRFPEFSGEWEVKKIEDIFEFKNGINKEKEFFGKGFPIINFKDVYHQYELNKNNILGLVESSEKEQKNFSAKKGDVFFTRTSETILDIGMSAVLMEEIEGCVFSGFVLRARPIHNVLLDSFKKYCFSIQSVRKEIVIKSSFTTRALTSGTLLNKVIFKYPFINEQQKIASFLTAVDIKIEQLTKKEELLQEYKKGVMQKIFSQEIRFKDDSGNSYPDWEEKRLEEFLILTLREVPKPQEKYLALGVRSHCKGTFQRPESDPKKISMDKLYKVKENDLIVSITFAWESAIAMAKKEDEGGLVSHRFPTYTFKRDIVLHEYFKYVIIQKRFRYMLDLISPGGAGRNRVMSKKEFVKLKWSLPSVQEQQKIASFLSSIDSKIEQVNKQLNQAKQFKKALLQQMFV; encoded by the coding sequence ATGAGTAAGATAGAAAAAGTTCCTAAGTTGAGATTTCCTGAGTTTAGTGGAGAGTGGGAAGTTAAAAAAATTGAAGATATCTTTGAATTTAAAAATGGTATTAATAAAGAAAAGGAATTTTTTGGTAAAGGGTTTCCTATAATCAACTTTAAAGATGTATATCATCAGTATGAGTTGAATAAAAACAATATTTTAGGTTTAGTAGAAAGTAGTGAAAAAGAACAAAAAAATTTTTCTGCAAAAAAAGGAGATGTTTTTTTTACTAGAACTTCTGAAACAATTCTTGATATAGGAATGTCAGCAGTACTAATGGAAGAGATAGAAGGCTGTGTTTTTAGTGGATTTGTACTAAGAGCCAGACCAATTCATAATGTTTTATTAGATTCTTTTAAAAAATATTGTTTTTCTATTCAATCTGTTAGAAAAGAGATAGTAATTAAAAGCTCTTTTACAACAAGGGCATTAACAAGTGGCACACTTTTGAATAAGGTTATTTTTAAATATCCTTTTATCAATGAACAACAAAAAATAGCTTCCTTTTTAACAGCAGTAGATATAAAAATAGAACAACTTACAAAAAAAGAGGAATTGTTACAAGAGTATAAAAAAGGGGTTATGCAAAAAATATTTTCACAAGAGATTAGATTTAAGGATGATAGTGGAAACTCTTATCCTGATTGGGAAGAAAAAAGATTGGAAGAGTTCTTAATATTGACATTAAGAGAAGTGCCAAAACCACAAGAGAAGTATTTAGCACTTGGTGTTAGAAGTCATTGCAAAGGTACTTTTCAAAGACCTGAATCAGACCCTAAAAAAATTTCTATGGATAAGCTTTATAAAGTAAAAGAGAATGATTTAATTGTAAGTATTACATTTGCTTGGGAAAGTGCCATAGCAATGGCTAAGAAAGAAGATGAAGGTGGCTTGGTTTCACATAGATTTCCAACATATACTTTTAAAAGAGATATAGTTCTACATGAATATTTTAAATATGTCATTATTCAAAAAAGATTTAGATATATGCTAGATTTAATTTCACCAGGTGGAGCTGGTAGAAATAGGGTTATGAGTAAAAAAGAGTTTGTAAAGTTAAAATGGAGTCTTCCATCTGTTCAAGAGCAACAAAAAATAGCTTCATTTCTAAGCTCTATTGATAGTAAAATAGAACAAGTAAATAAGCAGCTAAATCAAGCTAAACAATTTAAAAAAGCACTGTTACAGCAGATGTTTGTATAA
- a CDS encoding type I restriction endonuclease subunit R: protein MSTQSEAILEENLIKQLVSLNYEKVNVSTEEELIANLKRQLEKHNKITFSESEFKRVLNHLNKGNVFEKAKILRDKFVLPMDDGTTKYIEFLDSEHWCKNLFQVTHQVTIEGKYKNRYDVTLLINGLPLVQIELKRRGIELKEAFNQINRYQRHSFSSNSALFNYVQLFVISNGVNTKYYANNRKQSFKQTFFWADKENKNITNLEEFTKVFLEPCHISKMICKYIVLAEVPKILMVLRPYQYHATEAIIDRVENSNKNGYIWHTTGSGKTLTSFKTAQILMKLPHVHKVVFVVDRKDLDYQTTKEFNSFSDGSVDGTDNTKALVKQFTDDTKLIVTTIQKLNTAISKKKHLAQMEKLKDKHIVFIFDECHRSQFGETHLKINKFFEKNQMIGFTGTPIFAENAVGNQYGKRTTAELFDKSLHKYVITDAISDENVLKFSIEYIGKYKEKEGSTNIDIEVESIDTKELLESEERIDKITDYILANHARKTHSQEFTAMMCVGSVEMLIRYYELFKKKKHNLKIATIFSYSANEDDKDADGIIDIEEADGAHIDEEHINQHSREKLDEFIEDYNAMFGSKFSTKDSQSYYNYYNDISKRVKQKEIDILLVVNMFLTGFDSPRLNTLYVDKNLKYHGLIQAFSRTNRILNEQKSQGNIVCFRNLKKNTDDAIALFSNKDAKEIILMKPYEEYVKKFNEAFVELLKIAPSVNHVDSLISEEDILLFIKAFRELMRLKNILVSFSDFSFNDLSMTEQQYEDYKSKYLDLYEKVKNERGVGSEKVSILEDVDFELELIHKDEINVAYILKLLARYKDAKGSDKEKQKEQISNIMNSNTKLRSKKELIEKFINENLMNIADSESIESEFEKFWNEERVKAFDSLCEEENLNKDEVKNVIDTYLYDERKPLNDDIVKTLQVKPKLLERRKIVPRVLDKIISFVEKFYES from the coding sequence ATGAGTACCCAAAGTGAAGCAATTTTAGAAGAGAACTTAATAAAGCAACTGGTTTCACTCAACTATGAAAAAGTCAATGTAAGTACAGAAGAAGAATTAATTGCTAACCTAAAAAGACAACTTGAAAAACACAATAAAATCACTTTTAGTGAGAGTGAGTTTAAAAGAGTACTTAACCACTTGAACAAAGGTAATGTCTTTGAAAAAGCAAAAATCCTTAGAGATAAGTTTGTCCTACCAATGGATGATGGGACTACAAAATACATAGAGTTTTTAGATAGTGAGCATTGGTGTAAAAACCTTTTTCAAGTGACTCACCAAGTTACTATTGAGGGTAAGTATAAAAATAGATATGATGTCACTCTTCTCATAAATGGGCTTCCTCTTGTACAGATAGAGCTTAAAAGAAGGGGTATAGAACTCAAAGAAGCTTTTAATCAGATTAATAGATATCAAAGACACTCTTTTAGTTCAAATAGTGCTCTGTTTAACTATGTACAGCTCTTTGTAATCTCTAATGGTGTCAATACAAAATACTATGCCAACAACAGAAAGCAATCTTTTAAACAAACTTTCTTTTGGGCTGATAAAGAGAACAAAAATATAACTAATTTAGAAGAGTTTACAAAGGTTTTCTTGGAGCCTTGCCATATCTCTAAAATGATATGCAAGTATATAGTTTTAGCAGAAGTACCAAAAATACTAATGGTGTTAAGACCTTACCAGTACCATGCAACAGAAGCCATTATTGATAGAGTGGAAAACTCAAATAAAAATGGTTATATTTGGCACACAACAGGAAGTGGAAAGACTCTTACCTCATTTAAAACAGCTCAAATACTTATGAAATTGCCTCATGTACATAAAGTTGTATTTGTAGTTGATAGAAAAGATTTAGACTACCAAACAACAAAAGAGTTTAATAGTTTTAGTGATGGCTCTGTGGATGGAACAGATAATACAAAAGCACTGGTAAAACAGTTTACTGATGATACTAAACTTATAGTTACTACTATTCAAAAGTTAAATACTGCCATTAGTAAGAAGAAGCATTTAGCACAAATGGAAAAGCTTAAAGACAAGCATATTGTCTTTATATTTGATGAGTGTCATAGAAGCCAGTTTGGAGAAACACACTTAAAAATCAATAAATTTTTTGAGAAAAATCAGATGATTGGCTTTACTGGTACACCTATATTTGCTGAAAATGCTGTTGGTAATCAATATGGCAAAAGAACTACTGCTGAATTATTTGATAAATCACTTCATAAGTATGTCATTACAGATGCTATTAGTGATGAAAATGTTCTTAAGTTTTCCATTGAATACATTGGAAAATATAAAGAAAAAGAGGGTTCTACCAATATTGATATTGAAGTAGAGAGTATTGATACAAAAGAGCTTTTAGAAAGTGAAGAGAGAATAGATAAAATTACTGACTACATTTTAGCTAACCATGCAAGAAAAACTCACTCACAAGAGTTTACAGCTATGATGTGTGTGGGTAGTGTTGAAATGTTAATTAGGTACTATGAATTGTTCAAGAAGAAAAAGCATAACCTAAAAATAGCCACTATCTTTTCATATAGTGCCAATGAAGATGATAAAGATGCAGATGGTATTATAGATATAGAGGAGGCTGATGGTGCTCATATAGATGAAGAGCATATCAATCAACATAGTAGAGAAAAACTAGATGAATTTATAGAAGATTATAATGCTATGTTTGGTTCAAAGTTCAGTACAAAAGACTCTCAAAGTTATTACAACTACTACAATGACATATCTAAAAGAGTAAAGCAAAAAGAGATAGATATTTTACTGGTTGTAAATATGTTTCTTACTGGCTTTGATAGTCCAAGGCTAAATACTCTTTATGTTGATAAAAACCTCAAATATCATGGTCTTATACAAGCTTTTTCAAGAACTAACAGAATCCTCAATGAGCAAAAATCACAAGGGAATATAGTCTGTTTTAGAAACTTGAAGAAAAATACAGATGATGCAATAGCACTTTTCTCAAACAAGGATGCAAAAGAAATCATTCTTATGAAGCCTTATGAAGAGTATGTGAAGAAGTTCAATGAAGCCTTTGTAGAACTTTTAAAAATAGCTCCAAGTGTTAACCATGTTGATAGTCTTATCAGTGAAGAAGATATATTACTTTTTATCAAAGCTTTTAGGGAGTTAATGAGACTTAAAAATATATTAGTTTCATTTAGTGATTTTAGCTTTAATGACCTTTCAATGACTGAACAGCAATATGAAGATTATAAGAGCAAGTATCTTGACTTATATGAAAAAGTTAAAAATGAAAGAGGTGTAGGCAGTGAAAAAGTCTCTATTCTTGAAGATGTGGACTTTGAGTTGGAGCTTATTCATAAAGATGAAATAAATGTAGCCTATATTTTAAAGTTGTTAGCAAGATACAAAGATGCAAAAGGTTCAGATAAAGAGAAGCAAAAAGAGCAAATTTCAAATATTATGAATAGCAATACAAAGCTTAGAAGTAAAAAAGAGTTGATTGAGAAGTTTATCAATGAAAATCTTATGAATATTGCAGATAGTGAATCAATAGAAAGTGAGTTTGAGAAGTTTTGGAATGAAGAAAGAGTCAAGGCATTTGACTCTCTTTGTGAAGAAGAAAATCTTAATAAGGATGAAGTGAAAAATGTAATTGATACCTATCTTTATGATGAGAGAAAACCTCTCAATGATGATATAGTGAAAACTTTACAGGTCAAACCAAAACTCTTAGAGAGAAGAAAAATAGTTCCAAGGGTACTAGATAAAATCATTTCATTTGTTGAGAAATTTTATGAGAGTTGA
- a CDS encoding DUF4145 domain-containing protein yields MSSKLKYGEEKFVCPHCNALAKQDWFSKTMMSEIVDSIYIHNFLDYRGSIKDYQQSSIEKFLVHMKHELPKELNEYLPSSLSISKCQACDNFALWVKREVVYPKINFTTPPNLDMDKDIQDLYNEASKILFDSPKGAAAILRLALQKLLLQLGETDKKIDRNIKSLVEKGLSPKIQKALDFVRVVGNEAVHPGEINLDDNKDIALTLFKILNLIANDMITIPKEMDELYENIIPDDKKKQIDQRDGR; encoded by the coding sequence ATGTCAAGTAAATTAAAATATGGTGAAGAAAAGTTTGTATGCCCCCATTGCAATGCATTAGCTAAACAAGATTGGTTTAGCAAGACTATGATGTCTGAGATAGTTGACAGTATATATATACATAATTTTCTTGATTACAGAGGCTCAATTAAAGATTATCAACAATCATCCATAGAAAAATTTCTTGTACATATGAAACATGAGTTACCAAAAGAATTAAATGAATATTTACCATCATCCTTATCAATTTCAAAGTGTCAAGCATGTGATAATTTTGCTTTGTGGGTTAAAAGAGAAGTTGTTTATCCTAAAATTAATTTTACAACTCCCCCTAATCTTGACATGGATAAAGATATTCAAGACTTGTACAATGAAGCTTCCAAGATACTTTTTGATTCTCCAAAAGGTGCTGCTGCAATACTAAGATTAGCATTACAAAAACTTCTGCTTCAACTTGGGGAAACAGACAAAAAGATAGATAGAAATATTAAAAGCTTAGTTGAAAAAGGATTAAGTCCTAAAATACAAAAAGCATTAGATTTTGTAAGGGTTGTTGGTAATGAGGCAGTCCACCCAGGGGAAATAAACCTTGATGATAATAAGGATATAGCTCTGACACTATTTAAGATTTTAAATCTAATAGCTAATGATATGATTACAATACCAAAAGAAATGGATGAATTATATGAGAATATAATACCTGATGATAAAAAAAAGCAAATAGACCAAAGAGATGGTAGATAA
- a CDS encoding type I restriction-modification system subunit M, with protein MGEEAKKLLEQQLWNIANTLRGKMDADEFRDYILGFIFYKYLSEKMEDYANEILEEDGIFYTSLDENSEQGKEYLEAIKEEAIEKLGYFLKPSELFSAVAKRGNQENNNFILEDLTQILRSIEQSTMGHESEDDFEHLFEDLDLTSTKLGKTEEAKNTLISKVLAHLDNINFELKNHDRDVLGDAYEYLISKFAAGAGKKAGEFYTPQQVSKILAKIVTNKKTKLKSVYDPTCGSGSLLLRVAKEVKDVSAFYGQELNRTTYNLARMNMIMHDVHYRKFDIKQEDTLENPQHMDKRFEAIVANPPFSAHWSANPLHMSDDRFSQYGKLAPKSKADFAFVQHMIYHLDENGTMAIVLPHGVLFRGAAEGHIRKYLIEDKNYLDAVIGLPANIFYGTSIPTCILVFKKCREDSDNVLFIDASNEFEKAKNQNYLSDKNIEKIISTFKERKEIKKYSYLATLQEIKENDYNLNIPRYVDTFEEEEPVDLDKVTSSLKALEVDMKTTDGEIAKFCKELGISTPF; from the coding sequence TTGGGTGAAGAAGCAAAAAAACTGTTAGAACAACAACTCTGGAACATAGCAAACACTCTTAGAGGTAAGATGGATGCTGATGAATTTAGAGACTATATACTAGGGTTTATTTTTTATAAATACCTTTCTGAAAAAATGGAAGATTATGCCAATGAGATACTTGAAGAAGATGGGATTTTTTATACTAGTTTAGATGAAAATTCTGAACAAGGTAAAGAGTATTTGGAAGCTATTAAAGAAGAAGCTATTGAAAAACTTGGATATTTTTTAAAACCCTCTGAACTGTTTAGTGCAGTAGCTAAAAGGGGTAACCAAGAAAATAACAACTTTATTTTAGAAGATTTAACTCAAATACTTAGAAGTATTGAACAAAGTACAATGGGGCATGAGAGTGAAGATGATTTTGAACATCTCTTTGAAGACCTTGACTTAACAAGTACAAAACTTGGTAAAACAGAAGAAGCAAAAAACACTCTTATATCAAAAGTTTTGGCTCATCTTGACAATATCAACTTTGAACTGAAAAATCATGATAGAGATGTGCTTGGAGATGCCTATGAGTATCTTATTTCAAAGTTTGCAGCAGGAGCAGGAAAAAAAGCAGGGGAGTTTTATACTCCTCAACAGGTATCTAAAATCTTGGCAAAAATTGTTACAAACAAAAAAACTAAACTCAAATCTGTTTATGATCCTACCTGTGGGAGTGGTTCACTTCTTTTAAGGGTAGCAAAAGAGGTTAAGGATGTATCTGCTTTTTATGGACAAGAGTTAAACAGAACTACTTACAACTTGGCAAGAATGAATATGATTATGCATGATGTGCATTATAGAAAGTTTGATATCAAGCAAGAAGATACTCTTGAAAATCCTCAGCATATGGATAAAAGGTTTGAAGCAATAGTTGCAAACCCTCCATTCTCTGCCCACTGGTCAGCTAATCCACTACATATGAGTGATGATAGATTTTCTCAATATGGAAAATTAGCACCTAAATCAAAAGCAGATTTTGCATTTGTTCAACATATGATTTATCATCTAGATGAAAATGGAACCATGGCTATTGTTCTGCCTCATGGAGTGCTTTTTAGGGGTGCAGCTGAGGGGCATATAAGAAAGTATCTTATAGAAGATAAGAACTATCTTGATGCAGTTATTGGGCTTCCTGCAAATATCTTTTATGGTACTTCCATTCCTACTTGTATCTTAGTCTTTAAAAAGTGTAGAGAAGATAGTGACAATGTTCTTTTTATAGATGCAAGTAATGAGTTTGAAAAAGCAAAAAATCAGAACTATTTGAGTGATAAAAATATAGAGAAGATAATCTCTACTTTTAAAGAGAGAAAAGAGATAAAGAAGTACTCTTATTTAGCAACCCTTCAAGAGATAAAAGAGAATGACTATAACTTGAATATACCAAGGTATGTAGATACTTTTGAAGAAGAAGAGCCTGTTGATTTAGATAAGGTGACAAGTTCCCTAAAAGCTCTTGAAGTTGATATGAAAACTACTGATGGTGAGATAGCTAAGTTCTGTAAAGAGCTTGGTATATCTACACCATTTTAG